The Candidatus Angelobacter sp. genomic interval CGCCCGCGGCGATGAGCCCGTAACCGAGCGCTTCGTTGCCGTTCATCACCACCTGCTGGCCGGCCCGTTTCTGAGCCTCCACGAATTGAAACGTCTCAATGACGTTGTCGAGCGAGTAGCTGTAACCGGCGTGAAAAGCGGTGAGAGCGTTGTTCAGAATGCTTTCATCCTTGCCGCCAAATCGTTCGCGAACGAGCTTCTCAAGCTTCGGGACGTTCAGATCGAACATTTTCGCGACGAGGCCGAGCACGAATACATTTTTGCCCTTGTCCTTGCCCGTGCCGCCGATGGCTTCGACGGTGAGCGACGAAATCGCGACACCGAGGTGGCGATAGTCCCGCTGCCATTCCGGATTGGGCTGCACGTGGTCGCTGTCGTACAAAACAATGCCACCTTTGCGCAGCGAGTTGATGTGCCCTTCATACGAATGCTGATAAAACGCAATGAGCAGATCCGCTTCGTCGCCGGCGCTCAACACCTCCCCGGAACCGACGCGGACCTGGAAAATGGAAGGTCCGCCGGAGATGGTGGATGGAATCGTCATGAACGTCATGACCTCCTGCTCGCTCCGTCCGGCGAGCCGTGCCAGGAAGCCGCCTATTGCCTGGATGCCGTCCTGGGAATTGCCGGCAATCCGGACAACGGCCTCGGATATTTTGGAAACTTTTGGTGTGCCACCCGACGTGAGTGGAGTCATGGTCGCTTCGCTCATGAAAAATCCTGATTAACGTTTCGATAATCGCCGACAACTTTATACCCGCGCGTGATCTCCGGAGGGTGCAAAGTCAATTGCAGGGTCACACTAACATTGCGCGTCCCTCTGTCAAACGTTTATCTGACACTGCATCTCTTTGCAGAAGAAATCATTGCAACGTGTTCTGGTTTCATCGGAGAAGTCGCGCCTTTGAGCGAATTAGGGTGGTTAATCCGTCAGGTTTTTGAGTTAAGCCCTCTTTCAACGGCGCTGGCGGATTGAAGAAAGTATTGCATGCCACGCGTCACGCCGTGGCCATGCGGCTCGTCGCTCACGAAGCCGTCTTGCTTTCGAACGGCGTCCTTCACCAGCCCGATAGCGTTGGATGGCGCCACCAGCCAACGCGCGTGCTCCCGCGAAAGCATCGGCAGATCGTTCAGGTGATCGCCAGCGGCGAGAATCAGGTCGGGGCCGACGCCGAGCCGGCGCGCGATTTCTGACAAGGCGGTGCCTTTGCTGTAGGCCTTGTGACTGAAACGTGCATAAACATCATTGCGCACAACCATCAAATCCGGCACGTGGGCGCAGTAGTCGTTCAGATAATGGTGAATCGTGTCGGCGTCACTGTTGTTCTCCGCAATGAGACAAAACGGAGAATACGAATCTTCATAGACCGCTGCGTCAAACCGCTCGTTCACCCAGGCCATCAGCCGAGGCAGATCGGCGCGGACACGGGCAAACAATTTCTCATGGGCTCGAGCGCAGGCGCGGTTCCAGTCCTCCAGCCCCACGTAACGGTTCTTTTCATGCACGTAAATCTCGCGCTCGACAACGACGAGATAGTCGGGGCGCACGGAAAGATGCGCGCGCGCCAGCGTCTCCAGCAGACTCGAAAGATCGCGGCCGGTATTGATTACCCACCTGGTCCCGGACATCTGCAAATGCTGGATGAGACGCTGTAATTCGTCGGGCACGGGCGGATCCGCAAATTCCGCAAAAAACGTCCCATCGAAGTCGGTGGAAATGATTTTGAGAGGCAGGTTCATCTTGGACGTCAGGCGTCTGCGCTTGCGCGGCCACTACAATCATGCGATACGGTTGGTTGTCAAAAAGATTTATGCCGACGCTCGAGGAACAATACGACGACGCGATGTTTGATTTCAGTACCGGGGACTACGATTCCGCCATCGCGAAATTCAAAGCAATCCTCGCCGAGGATCCGGCGCACTTTGACGCACAATTGTCCCTGGGCATGGCCTTCTATCGAAAGGGTGACTATGCCACAGCCATCGTCGAAGGACACAAGGCGGAAAAGCTTCGTCCG includes:
- a CDS encoding HAD hydrolase family protein; protein product: MNLPLKIISTDFDGTFFAEFADPPVPDELQRLIQHLQMSGTRWVINTGRDLSSLLETLARAHLSVRPDYLVVVEREIYVHEKNRYVGLEDWNRACARAHEKLFARVRADLPRLMAWVNERFDAAVYEDSYSPFCLIAENNSDADTIHHYLNDYCAHVPDLMVVRNDVYARFSHKAYSKGTALSEIARRLGVGPDLILAAGDHLNDLPMLSREHARWLVAPSNAIGLVKDAVRKQDGFVSDEPHGHGVTRGMQYFLQSASAVERGLNSKT